ACTGCCTTTTGGGCCCTGCAGGCGTTAAGTCAGCGTTCTGCGCTGCTTGAACGCATGAGTGGGGTTAATACTCAGGTGCTGCAGTTGCGCCTTACCCAGCAGGCTTTTGCCCTGCGCGGCGATAAAACCCTTGTTGAGCAGCTGCACGAGCAGGCAGTCGGCATGTTGGAGCACAACAACGCGCTTCGTAGCGACATGTCTGAAGCGGAGGGCGTTGAGCTGGATGCGGTGGACCAAGCACTCGACTCATTCCGGAACGGCTTTGATCGTTATGTCGAGTTGCGTGAAAACATGCATATGGCTTTGGATGCGGCTAACTGGCTGGTGGTGAGCGCTGCTAATAGCCTGGATTTGTTGAGTGAAGGTCTGGCCGAAGACGGCTTGGATCGGTTGCGTGAAAGTCAGGGCCTTGAAGGCGACGCGATGGTCGTGCAGGCCGGGCAAATCAGCAAAATCTACCAGTTGATTCTCAAGGCGATGGATCAGGCGCGGGTTCAGTTGGAAAACAGCCGCAGCTCTGGCGATGCTACGCTGGCTAAGATTGCTGAAGCCGACGAAGCACAAAAGCTGGCCGCTGAGTTGAGCCAGTCGATGAGCGACCCCGGTTACGTGGCTGTGTTGGGGGAGGTCATTGGTAACCTCAACTCCTTCACTGAGCGGCTCAATGAGTATTCAGGCTTAGTGCAGCAACAGCAGCAGGAGTACCTCAATCTGGTCCAGCAGGCGGATCGTATGTTGGATCAGGTTGAGCAGGCCTACGCACAACAGCAAGCGCAGCTGTCAAAGCAATTGCAGCGCAGTACCTGGTTGATCGTCGTGGCCGCTGGTTTGGCCTTGCTGTTGGGGCTGCTCTCGACGCTTACCATTACCGTGCTGATAGTGAGGCCTCTGCGTGATGTGACTGCTCAGGCACAGCGCATCGCGTCAGGTGACTTGAGCGTGCGCATAGAGGTTTCTCGCCGGGATGAGATCGGTCAATTGCAAACGGCAATGGCAGACATGGCGCAGAACCTGCGGGATATGGTTGGGCAATTACAGAACGGGGTTGAGCAGATTTCTACATCGGCTCAGTCGCTGTCGCTGGCAACTGAGCAAACCCGCGTGGGTGTGAATGGGCAAAAGCAAGAGACAGAGCAAGTCGCAACCGCCATGACGCAGATGAGCGCGACTGTGTATGAGGTGGCGCGCAACGCTGAAACTGCGGCTGCCTCTACCGCCCAAGCAGACCAGCGGGTGAGTAATGGCGTGAGCGTTGTACAGCAGACGCTGGCGCGTATTGATGAGCTGTCACAGGCTTTAGATGTCAGTGCCAGCAGCATTCAACAACTCAGCCAGGAAACCCAGCGCATTGAGTCGGTGCTGGATGTGATCAAGGCTGTCGCTGATCAAACTAACCTGCTGGCACTGAATGCTGCGATTGAGGCGGCACGTGCCGGCGAGCAGGGCCGAGGGTTTGCTGTGGTGGCCGATGAGGTACGTGCGCTGGCACAGCGTACGCGGCAATCCACCGCTGAGATTGAGGGGCTGATTGGCGCCCTGCGCGAAGGCAGCCAGCATTCAGTGAACAACATGACACGCAGTGGCGGCTTGATCGGGCAAGTTGTGCAGGATGCGCGGGATACCGAGGCACAGCTGACGCAAATAGCCGAAGCCGTCAGCCAGATCTATGAAATGAACCAGCAGATCGCCGCTGCCGCTGAGCAGCAGACAGCTGTCGCAGACGAGATTAGCCACAGTGTCACCAGTATCCGTGGCGTTGCTGAACAGTCGGCATTGGCGATGGATGAGTCGGCCGGTGCCAGTATTCGTTTGGCTCAGCTTGGCAGTTCGCTGCAAGAAATGGCCGGGCGATTCCGGCTCTAACGGACCGGATTGGTGAGCAAACGTTACAGGGCGCTTTGCCCGAGCGAGCACTACCAGTAGCATCGTCCCACCTTCACTGAGGAGCGGACGATGCGAACGAAGCTCAAAGCCTGTCTGGATGCCGTCAATCAACTGGTACTGGGCAAGGAGGGCCAGGTCAGATTGGCCATGGCCTGCCTGTTAGCCCGCGGTCATTTGTTGATTGAAGATTTGCCCGGTATGGGCAAAACCACCCTCAGTCATGCCTTGGCTCGCGTGCTGGGCTTGAGCTTTCAACGCATCCAGTTCACTTCAGATTTACTCCCAGGCGACATCCTCGGGACTTCCGTATTTGATCGGGAAAGTGGTCAGTTTGTGTTCCATCCAGGGCCGATTTTCGCCGAGCTGGTGTTGGCGGACGAAATCAACCGAGCCACGCCCAAAAGCCAGAGCGCGCTGCTTGAGGCCATGGAAGAAGGGCAGGTGACCATCGAGGGGGCAACCCGCCCGCTGCCTGATCCATTCTTTGTGATTGCCACGCAAAACCCGGCCAACCAGGGTGGCACATTCGCTTTGCCCGAATCGCAGCTGGACCGCTTCCTTATGCGCATCTGTCTCGGTTACCCGGCTCATGCCGCCGAGAAAGCACTGCTGCAGGGTGAGGGCAGGCGCTCGCTGCTGCCCAACTTGCAACCGTTGCTGGACCATCAGGAATTGGCCGAGATCCAGGCGCACATCCCCTCCGTGCGGGCCAGTGATGCGTTGCTGGATTACATCCTGCGTCTGGTAGACGCCACCCGCACGCAGACACAGTTCACTTCTGGCTTGTCGCCACGGGCCAGTCTGGCTCTGTTGGCAGCGGCTAAAGCCTGGGCATTTATGGCCAATCGGGATTATGTGATCCCTGAAGACGTGCAAGCTGTATTACCCGCCGTGGCGGGGCATCGTTTGCGCGAACCAGCGGAAGCTGGCGGGCAGGGCGGAAAGCTGGTGCAGTGGCTGCTGCGTGAGGTTCCGGTGCTGTGATTGCACAGGCCCGCTCATTGTGGGGGCGCTGGTTGTCCCGGCGTATTCCGGCCTCCAGTAGTGTGCTGCTTAATCAGCGGCGGATTTTCATCATCCCGACCCGCGTTGGCGTGGCCTATATGGCGGCGCTGTTGCTGATGCTGTTGATGGGCATCAACTATCAGAACAGCTTGGCCTATGCGCTGACTTTTCTGCTGGCCTCAGTGTTTGTGGTGGCGATTCTGCATACCTACCGTAACCTCGCTGGGCTGCGGCTGAAGTCGGGCAGAGCACCTTCTGTTTTTGTGGGGGAAGAGGCCGCTATAGGTGTCGTGCTGGAGAGCAAGGGCAAGGCCCATCAGGCCATCAGCATCGGCTGGCCGCCGCAACCTCTGCTGACAGTGGATGTGCCCCCAGCGGGCGTCTGCGACTGTCAGCTGAACCATGTCACTGATTGGCGTGGCTGGTTACGTCCAACCCGACTACGGGTGGAAAGCCGCTTCCCGCTGGGGATTCTGGTGGCCTGGAGTTGGGTCGATCTGGATCAGCGCGTGTTGGTCTATCCGCGACCGCTGGAGGGCGACTTGCCACTGATTGCAGCTGCCGGTGATGACGATGACGAGCAGGGGCATAGCGTGAAGGGCCAAGGCGTTGATGACTATCAGGGCTTGCGCAGCTATCAGGCCGGTGACTCAAAACGACGCCTGCATTGGAAAGCCTACTCACGGGGGCAGGGCCTGTTGGTGAAGGACTTCGCGGCCATCAGCGGGCGCGATTGGATGCTGGATTTCGATGCCCTCAGTGGCGACGTGGAGACGCGTTTGTCGCTGCTCTGCCACTGGGTGCTGCAACTCAGTGAGGCGCAGCAGGCCTATGGCCTTACGCTTCCTGGTGTTCATTTGCCCGTCGCCAGCGGCGAGCAGCAGCGGGAAAGCTGCTTGCGGGCGCTGGCTCTGTTTGGACATAACTCATGAGTCAGGTACAGGCTATCCCTCGTATTAGCCTGGTCTGGCTGTTGGCTGCGCAGGCACTGGTCATTGTGCCGCATCTGGCTTATCTGCCTGTCTGGATCGTGCTGCTGTGGCTGGGCTGTGCGTTCTGGCGGGTGCAGATATTACGCATGCGGGCCCGCTATCCGGGCGCGCTGGTAAAGGCCGGGTTAATCGTGGCTACGGCCGCCGCTGTTGTGTTGTCACGGGGTACGCTGGTGGGGCTGGATGCCGGTGTGGCCGTGCTGATCGCGGCTTTCATCCTAAAAATGCTGGAAATGCAGAGCCAGCGAGATGCCCTGGTGGTGATTCTGTTGGGTTTCTTCAGCGTGGCGGCAGCTTATCTGTTTAATGACAGCCTACTGGCTGCGCTCTACAGCATGTTGCCGGTTACCGCATTACTCGCCGCACTGATCGGCTTGCAACAAAGCAGCTTGGCCAGTAAGCCGTGGCCGACTGTGCGCTTGGCGGGCAGCCTGATGTTGCAAGCGTTGCCGGTGATGGTGCTGCTGTTTGTGTTCTTTCCCCGGATTGGCCCGCTGTGGTCATTGCCTGTGGCAGACAACAAGGCCCAGAGCGGTCTGTCGGACAGCATGTCGCCTGCGGATATCGCTGATTTGAGCCGCTCAGATGCATTGGCATTCCGCGCCAGCTTTACCGGGCCAACTCCGGCCCGTAGTGAGCTGTATTGGCGGGCGCTGACGCTGGATCAGTTTGACGGACGACGTTGGTCGCAGTCCGGCTATGGCAAATTTGCTCCGGGAGCCCGTTGGCAGAAGCAGGGTGAGGCGTTGAGCTACAGCATCATCATGCAGCCCAGTGCGAAGCCCTGGCTGTTTGCGCTGGATGTGGCTGAAACAGCGCTGGAGTCGACCCGGCAGATGGCGGACTTTCGTTTGCAGCGCAATAAGCCTGTGGAGCGGCCTTTGCTCTATCAAGTGCAGTCCTGGCCGGATGCCGTGCGTGAGCCTCAATTAAGTCGCGTGAGCAAAGCGCATGCCCTGCAGCTGCCTGAGGGGGGGGATGCGCGCAGCCGAGCTTGGGCTGCCGATCTCAAGCGTCAATATCCTCAGACTGAGCAGTTGGTTCAGCAGCTGCTGCAGCACTTCAACCGCGAGCCGTTTGTCTACACTTTGCGCCCGCCGTTGCTAGGGCAGGACTCGATCGACGAATTTCTTTTCGATAGCCGCCGAGGGTTCTGTGCTCATTATGCCGGGGCCATGACCTTTGTCCTGCGTGCGGCTGGTATTCCGGCGCGGGTGGTGGCGGGTTATCAGGGCGGGGAATTCAACCCGGCAGGCAACTATGTGCAGGTGCGGCAGTTTGATGCCCACGCTTGGGTTGAGTATTGGCAGGAAGGGCGCGGCTGGATCAGTGTCGATCCAACGTTTCAGGTTGCCCCTGAGCGTATCGAGCAAGGCTTGGAAGAGGCCCTGGCTGAAGAGCGCAGCTTTCTCGAAGGTTCGCCGTTCTCGCCGCTGCGCTACCGTGATCTCGGTTGGTTGAATGACCTGCGCATGGGCTGGGACAACATCAATTACGGCTGGCAGCGGTGGGTGCTGAACTACCAGACAGAACAACAGCTGGTCTTCCTGAAACGCTGGCTGGGCAGTATTGATGCTCAGCGTATTGCTGTGGCGTTGGTCGGCAGTGCTGCCGTGATTCTGGGCTTACTCGCACTTTGGCTGTTCAAGCCGTGGCGACGCGAACGGGATGTCAGCAAGCGCTTGTACCAACGCTTCGAGCGGTTGCTGAGACGTCATAGAGTGATGCCAGCGCGGGGCGAAGGGCCGCGGGCCTTTGCTGAACGCGCTGCCGCTCAGTTGCCAGCACAGGCGGACGCTATTCTTGCATTTGCGCTGGCGTTTGAGGCCCAGCGCTACGGTCAGGCAGATGTATCACCGGTTCAGCTGTCAGCACACCTCAGGTCGCTAAACAGGGCGATGCCATGGCGTATACGCCGTCTTACGTGCCGAGACGGCACCTAGGGCTTGTGAGAACGGCGGAGAAGGGTAGTCTGTTCCCCCATTGGCCGATACAAGGAGTGTCTGATGTCTGTAACCCAAGTTGATGTGCTTAAGCATGTATTGCATCTGCAGGTTCGATTGTTTGCCTGCCGGGAACGTCTGATTGCAGGTACAGACACTGAGGCCTTGCATGATTTGCGCATAGCCTTACGGCAGTTGCGTAGTCTGTTGCGCCCTTTACGGGGTTTACCCGCGTGTGATGAGTTGTCTGAAGCCGCTGCACAGTTGGGACGGCTCAGTGGGCCGGTGAGGGACTTGGAGGTGCTAGAGGCCCATTTGCGTGAGGTAGGCCTAAATGAAGCGGCGGATGCGCGTCTTGCTCGTTTACAGGCTAGTTATGCCGGGCTGATCAAAAGTCGTCAGATGACGAAACTCTTTACTGTCTTGGACCAATGGCCACAGCAGTGGCGTGAATCGGGTTTTGAAGACCAAGTTCAGGAACTCAGTAAGCGCGTCAATAAATGCTTGAAGAAAGATCGCAAGCGTCTATACAGCGCATTGCATGAGTTATTGGGCGATCGTCATCGCCTGCGGCTGCTAGTAAAACGCCTGCGTTATAACATCGAGGCTTATGCGGCAGACACCTGCCCAGACACTCAAATCCAACTCAAGCGTGCGCAGTCGGCTTTAGGTGACTGGCATGATCATTACCAATGGTTGAGTCGGGCGGAAAGTGAGGTGGATTTACAGCCCCGCATTGCCACATGGCGAAACAATATGCAGGAGGCTGCTAAGCGCAGTGACGAGGCATTAGCCCGTTTGATGTCAGATCCTTTATTCAGTGCGTGGAATGGTTGATTCCAGAGCCTCTGTGACAGTGTTTTGACCGAAATGGCATGCCGAGCCAGGCACGCTTTGACCTATCATCCGCCACATATTGAGTGGCGAGGTGTGTGCAGATGGAGTTTTCACAATTACTACAGGCTGTCCGTGCTAACCCGGAGGCGGTCGTGATTCCGCCTGAGTGGGGGCAGGGACGTGCCAGCTTCGGTGGGCTGGTGGCGGCACTGGTGTATGAAGCCATGCGTAGCAAGGTTGCGGCTGACCGCCCGGTGCGCTCACTGGCGCTTACCTTTGTTGGCCCTGCGGCAGCCGACGTACCGATCAGTTTTGAGGTGGAGGTGCTGCGTGAGGGGCGGGCTGTCAGCCAGCTCCTGGGGCGTGCCGTGCAAAATGGGCAGGTGGTGACGCTGGTGCAGGGCAGTTTTGGCGCCGGACGCGAGTCGGTCATTAATCTTGCTGCTGCGCCAGCGCCGGAAGCCTTGTCGCCTGAACAGAGCAAAGAGCTGCCTTATATCCCTGGTGTAACCCCTGAGTTCACCCGTTATTTGGCCATGCGCTGGTGCTACGGTGGCTTACCGTTCAGCAATACGCCATCCCGGCAAATGGGCGGTTGGGTTCAATTGCGCAACCAGCCAGCGGGTGTAGCAGTGGATGAGGCACATTTGTTGGCATTAGTCGATGCCTGGCCTCCAGCGCTGCTGTCGTATTTGAATAAGCCCGCGGCAGGGAGCTCGCTGACCTGGACCATTGAGTTTGTACAGCCTGTCGCATCGCTGACTACGCAGGATTGGTGTTTGTACAAGGCCGAAATTGAGCATGCCCGAGATGGGTACGGTCACGTCGCTGCAGCACTCTGGAGCGCTGAAGGGGAGTTGCTAGCGATCAGTCGACAGACCGTCGCTGTGTTTGCGTAATTTTTAGGCGGCCGTGTTTAAGCGGCCGCCTAAAAATGATGGGTCACAGTTTTAACTGCCGTATGGCTGTAGTCAGCTCACCAGCCAGTTCAGCTAATTCAACACTGGTAGTGGCGGATTGGCTGGTTTGTTCTACGGTTTTTTCGGTGACATCGCGGATACGAATGACCGTGCGGTTCATCTCTTCAGCCACTTGGCTTTGCTGCTCAGCCGCTACGGCAATCTGCGTATTGCTTTCGCGCATCAGGGCCACTGAGCCCGTGATAGCTTCGAGCGCATGACCGGCTTCTTCGGCCTGCTTAACGCACTCATCCGCTTTAATTGAGCTTTCCTGCATGAAATCCACGGCATCACGGGTACCTGCTTGCAGGGTGGTGATGATTTCGGTGATCTCGTTGGTCGAATCCTGAACGCGCTTGGCCAGGTTACGCACTTCATCGGCAACAACGGCAAAGCCGCGGCCCATTTCCCCTGCACGGGCTGCCTCAATAGCAGCGTTCAGGGCGAGTAGGTTGGTCTGCTCAGCGATGCCGTGGATTTCATTGACCACGCCGCCGATACGGTGGCTGTCTGCGGCCAGTTTTTCGATCATTTCGGCAGTCTGCTGAACGCCACTGGAAAGACCTGAAATCGATAGACCAACACGGTTAACCACTTGCTGGCCACTGCGTGCCAACTGTTCAGCGTTTTGCGATTGATCACGCGTGTCCGCAGCATGCTCTGCAATGTGGTACACGGTGGCCGACATCTCATTGATGGCAGTGGCTGCCTGTTCGGTTTCGCTTTGTTGTTCGAGCATGCCCTGGCGCACTTCACGCATGCTGCTAGCCAAACGCTCTGCGCCGTTATCGAGCTGAGTTGCTGATTGAGCTACAACACCCACCACACGCTGGTAACCGGCTTGCATGGCGTTGAAAGCGCGTGCCATTTGACCTACTTCATCACGGCTGGCAAGGGGGGCGCGGGCATTAAGATCGCCCGTACGCTCGACCAGAAGCATCACATCCTTAAGGGTGTTGAGGTGGCTGAGCAGAAACATGATGAGCAGTTGAGAGGCGGCCAGCAGGAGCAGCATCAGCAGGGCCACTACAAGCGCATAGCTTGGCGCTCGATCAATGAATACCTCAATCAGGCTCGGTGCTTTGGCGATTACCGCAAGGCGTTGACCATTGCTCAGTGTGATCACTTGTGCCCCGATTACGCCCTGGCTGCCGTTCAGCTCAACCCAACCGGTGGTTTTGCCCAGCAGTGCGCCCTGATTATCGGGGAGGCGAGGCGACTCGCCCGCGGCGAAGCGGATGAGGTTATCTCCAACTGGCAGTGACTCGCTCTGTGGCCATTTACTGAGCAAGCCCGCTTGCTGTTGTGCGGCAGCTTTGGCTGCACTCTGATGTGTCCGGGTCTCCAGGTGAATGGAGTAGAGGACCAAGAGCAGGGTGGTGAAAAAGGCTACGGCATTGACGGCCCAGAATTTGTACTTCAGCGACAGATCGCTAATCCAAGAACCCATGCTTAATTCTTCTTTATCAGAGGTTGGTGTGAGGCGAAGCCATTAGTATTAAGTGTTATCGGCATTACGCCGTTGATCTTTATCAACGACATGAAAAACTTGTCATTCCTGGCTTTGGGACTGATCTGGCAGCTCAGGGAGCTGGAAAAAAGCCCGTGCGCACGCCGTGGTATGAGCTGCAAGATGTTGTTCTGTTTCACCTCTGTGCAGAGCCACTTCCCTGAGCACTTCACCCAAAAAAGCTGGTTCGTTTCGATTGCTTTTGGGCTTTGGGCGCAGGCTGCGAGGTAATAAATAGGGGGCGTCACTTTCCAGCATCAGACGGCCTTTAGGGATTTCACGTACCAGCGGGTGTAAATGGCTGCCGCGTCGCTCATCACAAATCCAGCCTGTAATACCGATGTGCAGGTCTAGGTCCAGATAACGATACAACGTGTCTTTTTCGCCGGTGAAGCAGTGCACAACCGCAGCAGGCAATTTGTCACGGAATTCACGCACAATCGCTAATAGACGCTCTCCAGCTTCGCGCTCGTGGAGAAAAACCGGCAGCTGATGCTCTACGGCTAGCGCCAATTGCATTTCCAGCACTTTCTCCTGCTGGGGGCGAGGCGAGAAGTCACGGTTGAAATCCAGCCCGCACTCGCCAACAGCCTTTACACGTGCCTCTTGAAAAAGGGCTTTCAGCTGATTGTGGCTATCGCTGTTCCAGTTGCTGGCATCATGAGGGTGAATACCTGCTGTACTAAAGAGGTACTCACTGCTTTCATCCAGCTGTTGGCTCAGTTCCAGTGCCTGTTGGCTTTCACTGATGCTGGTACCGGTCAGCACCATCTGGCAGACGCCCGCAGCTCTTGCACGGTCCAGAATTGCCTGGTGCTGTTCGTTAAAGCTGGGGTGGGTCAGATTGACGCCAATGTCGATGAGTTGCATCGTGCTACCTGAACAAAGTGATGGTTTGTGAGTCAGTACATGGTTCGATGTATTTAATGTCAATAAATACAATCAGTTAATTCTTTTATATGAAGTCATACGTCATGCAAAGTTGGCATCTTGCGCTTAGCTGTGCGACCCTCCGCGCCCCGCACAAGCCAGCATTTGCCTGCATGACAGCATTCTCGTTCACGAACCTCATTTTCCAAACTGCCTGCCGGAGGCCGGGGTTTTGAGGCTGCGTGCACTGTTGGCATGTTGCCTGCTCTTGCTCTCATGCAATGTGTTTGCACGTATCTCCGGCCCGCAGGAGGTCGACCAGCCCAGGGCTGCCCGTGACCTTCCGGCTATTCGCAGCAGTGGTGAGCTGCGCGTCCTGATCAACCAAAGCCGTAATAGCTCTGGGGAGGTTAAAGGGCAAAGTATAGGTACTGAGTATCAGCGTTTACGTGCATTTGAGCACTATCTCAATCGTAATAGCCGCAACGGGCGAACGATCAAGCTCAAGCTTATTCCGACCGCTAAAGATCAGTTGCTGGGAGCATTGAGGCGTGGTGAGGGCGATTTAGTCGCGCCGGGTGAACTTATAAATGTGCCACGTGGCAGCAACCTGAGTGCCAGTACTGAGACGCGTCAGCGTGTTCCGTTGGTTATTGTTGCCCGTAAAGGTAATCGCGTTTATCAGCGCCTGGAGGATCTCTCCGGGCGTAGCCTAGCTTTACCGGCCGGTAGCGTAGCGGGAGAAGCCGTGCAGGCGCTCAATCAGCAATTGATGGACCGCAAGAAGGCGCCTCTGGTTATCGAATGGGTAAGCCCTACGCTGGCCGTAGAAGATGTGCTGGAAATGGTCCATGCGGGCATCTTCACTTTGACGGCGGTTGAGTTGCCCATCGCTGAACGCTGGGCCAAGGTCATGCCCAAGCTGCGTGTTGACCGACACATGAAGCTGTTGGAGGAGGGCTCGACCCATTGGTACACGCGGCGCGATATGCCGATGCTGACCGCCAGTATGGATCAGTTCATCAAGGGCTATCAGCCTCCCGACGACCAGGATGCTAACTTCCAGCGAGTCTACCGGCGGCTATACAAAGTGCACTATCCGTTGGGGAGGGTTGAGCGTCAGCGGCTGACCCGGTTACGCCCAGTATTGCAAAAGCATGCACGCGCGCAGAATTTCGACTGGCTCATGTTGGCTGCGTTGGCCTTTAAGGAGTCGACACTCAATCCATCGGCCCGTGGTGCAAGCGGTGCTGTTGGTCTGATGCAAATCACTCCGCCCGCTGCGCGCAGTGTCGGCGTCAGTAATATTGCCAATCTGGATAACAACGTCATGGCCAGTGCCAAGTACCTGGCAATGGTTCGCCGCAACTTCTTTAACAGCCCCAAGTTGAATGAGCGCGAGCGAATGGCATTTGTTCTGGCGGGCTATAACCTGGGACCGCAGCGTGTGCAGAGCCTACGGGCTGAGGCACGCAGGAGAGGCTTGAACCCTAATCAGTGGTTCTTCCAGGTTGAGCGTGTGGCGATGGAGCAGCTCGGGATGGGCGTGGTCAGCTATGTTAATAGTGTGAACAAATACTATATTGCGTATGACAGGGAGCGGTACTTGCTCGAGCAGTAATGAGCTTTGGGCTTAAGCCTGTTGGATCGATTTATTCGATTATTTTTAGTGGAATTGTCCGTTAGAAGTATTCACTAAACTGGATATTATGCAGGCGTCTCTTACCCATTCTCAGACAAGGAAAGCTGTAATGAACACATTCATTCAATCTGTACTTTCATCACGCGCAGGTTATGGCATCACCGTTCTACGCATACTGATTGGTATTACATTTGTTGCCCATGGCGGCCAGAAGTTGTTCGGTCTGTTCGGCGGTTATGGACTTGAAGGCACCGGTCAGTGGATGGAAAGCATTGGCCTGACGCCAGGGTACTTCCTCGCCCTGTTGACTGGCGCTACTGAGTTCTTTGGCGGTCTGGCATTGATTATCGGTCTGCTGGCGCGTCCTGCAGCAGCTGCTCTGGCCTTTGCTATGGTCGTGGCGATTTTTTCGGTCCACATTTCCAACGGCTTCTTCCTGAGCAACAACGGTTATGAGTTTGGTCTGGCCCTGCTGGCTGCCAGCCTCGCTATCTTGATTGAAGGGGCGGGCAAACTGTCCGTCGATAACGCCATCGCACACTAATGGTGTTGTACCGTGAAAGCCCACCTAGCGTGGGCTTTTTCATTGACAGTAGTAGGGCAGGGTTCTAGGATTCTCGTCCAGCGCCGATTTAAACAGCTACTTGCGGGGCGCCGGGAGTTTGTTTTTCAAACCCCTGAGAAGATCTCTATTGAGACTTCGAAATACCGCTAAAGCGCTGGTTCGGTGTCGCCTCTCACCGCTGCCCAGCGGAAGCAACGAGGCGGAGATGTATAAATGCTTTGTCCAAAACCCCATATTCGATTAGCCCCGATCACTTCCGGGCTGGCTTTGCGCAATCCAAAAATCCTCCTTGGCGGCAGTCATCAGCCGACATTGCTGCGCTATCTGGATGGCTGGCCAAAGCGTTGGGTTGGACAGAAGAACCTGCTCATCAACTTCGTCCATGACGGCGAATCACTGTCTCGCTTCCGCACCGATCAATTTGATATTGCGGTTATTCAGTCACCAGCTGCAGGGCAGGTGGATGAGACAATCAAGCAATTAATCCGCGTTGCCAGACAAGGTTTGATTACCCGCCGTTAGTTCTGCACCGATAAGCTTTTCCCAAGACCGCTCTGATCCGCTAATCTGCGGGGATATGTCTGGGAGAGGGTTATGTTCGAATCCGCTGAAATTGGCCGCAGTATTGCCAAAGACGTTTACGAAAAAGAAGTCGTCATGCTGCGCGAGGCCCTGCTTGAGGCTCAATACGAACTCCAGCAGCAGGGCCGCTTTGCTGTATTGATTTTGATCAACGGCATTGAGGGGGCAGGTAAGGGCGAAACGGTCAAACTACTCAACGAGTGGATGGACCCGCGTCTTATCCAAGTGAACACGTTCGATCGCCCTACTGATGAAGAGTTGGCGCGGCCACCAGCATGGCGTTACTGGCGACAATTACCGCCTAAGGGGCGCATGGGGATTTTCTTTGGTGACTGGTACAGCCAGATGCTCCAAGGGCGTGTCCATGGCCGCATTAAAAGTGCCCAGTTGGATCAGTACATTGATGGCACATTGAGCATGGAGCGGATGCTCAGCGATGAAGGCACGCTCATATTTAAGTTCTGGTTCCACCTGTCCAAGCAGCAGATGAAAGCTCGCCTCAAAGCGCTGCGTGATGACCCATTACACAGTTGGCGCATCAGCCCGCTGGATTGGCAGCAATCAAGGACTTACAACAAGTTTGTTGAAGTTGGTGAGCGTCTGCTGCGTCGTACCAGCCGGGATTATGCGCCTTGGTATGTCGTGGAGGGTGCTGATCAGTATTATCGCAGCCTCACTGTGGGGCGTATTTTGCTCGATGGTCTGCAAGCAGCTCTCAAGTCCCGCGAGCGCATCACCTCA
The Pseudomonas mendocina DNA segment above includes these coding regions:
- a CDS encoding class I SAM-dependent methyltransferase is translated as MLCPKPHIRLAPITSGLALRNPKILLGGSHQPTLLRYLDGWPKRWVGQKNLLINFVHDGESLSRFRTDQFDIAVIQSPAAGQVDETIKQLIRVARQGLITRR
- a CDS encoding acyl-CoA thioesterase domain-containing protein; this translates as MEFSQLLQAVRANPEAVVIPPEWGQGRASFGGLVAALVYEAMRSKVAADRPVRSLALTFVGPAAADVPISFEVEVLREGRAVSQLLGRAVQNGQVVTLVQGSFGAGRESVINLAAAPAPEALSPEQSKELPYIPGVTPEFTRYLAMRWCYGGLPFSNTPSRQMGGWVQLRNQPAGVAVDEAHLLALVDAWPPALLSYLNKPAAGSSLTWTIEFVQPVASLTTQDWCLYKAEIEHARDGYGHVAAALWSAEGELLAISRQTVAVFA
- a CDS encoding methyl-accepting chemotaxis protein, which codes for MGSWISDLSLKYKFWAVNAVAFFTTLLLVLYSIHLETRTHQSAAKAAAQQQAGLLSKWPQSESLPVGDNLIRFAAGESPRLPDNQGALLGKTTGWVELNGSQGVIGAQVITLSNGQRLAVIAKAPSLIEVFIDRAPSYALVVALLMLLLLAASQLLIMFLLSHLNTLKDVMLLVERTGDLNARAPLASRDEVGQMARAFNAMQAGYQRVVGVVAQSATQLDNGAERLASSMREVRQGMLEQQSETEQAATAINEMSATVYHIAEHAADTRDQSQNAEQLARSGQQVVNRVGLSISGLSSGVQQTAEMIEKLAADSHRIGGVVNEIHGIAEQTNLLALNAAIEAARAGEMGRGFAVVADEVRNLAKRVQDSTNEITEIITTLQAGTRDAVDFMQESSIKADECVKQAEEAGHALEAITGSVALMRESNTQIAVAAEQQSQVAEEMNRTVIRIRDVTEKTVEQTSQSATTSVELAELAGELTTAIRQLKL
- a CDS encoding TatD family hydrolase, which translates into the protein MQLIDIGVNLTHPSFNEQHQAILDRARAAGVCQMVLTGTSISESQQALELSQQLDESSEYLFSTAGIHPHDASNWNSDSHNQLKALFQEARVKAVGECGLDFNRDFSPRPQQEKVLEMQLALAVEHQLPVFLHEREAGERLLAIVREFRDKLPAAVVHCFTGEKDTLYRYLDLDLHIGITGWICDERRGSHLHPLVREIPKGRLMLESDAPYLLPRSLRPKPKSNRNEPAFLGEVLREVALHRGETEQHLAAHTTACARAFFQLPELPDQSQSQE
- a CDS encoding transglycosylase SLT domain-containing protein, which codes for MFARISGPQEVDQPRAARDLPAIRSSGELRVLINQSRNSSGEVKGQSIGTEYQRLRAFEHYLNRNSRNGRTIKLKLIPTAKDQLLGALRRGEGDLVAPGELINVPRGSNLSASTETRQRVPLVIVARKGNRVYQRLEDLSGRSLALPAGSVAGEAVQALNQQLMDRKKAPLVIEWVSPTLAVEDVLEMVHAGIFTLTAVELPIAERWAKVMPKLRVDRHMKLLEEGSTHWYTRRDMPMLTASMDQFIKGYQPPDDQDANFQRVYRRLYKVHYPLGRVERQRLTRLRPVLQKHARAQNFDWLMLAALAFKESTLNPSARGASGAVGLMQITPPAARSVGVSNIANLDNNVMASAKYLAMVRRNFFNSPKLNERERMAFVLAGYNLGPQRVQSLRAEARRRGLNPNQWFFQVERVAMEQLGMGVVSYVNSVNKYYIAYDRERYLLEQ
- a CDS encoding DoxX family protein, coding for MNTFIQSVLSSRAGYGITVLRILIGITFVAHGGQKLFGLFGGYGLEGTGQWMESIGLTPGYFLALLTGATEFFGGLALIIGLLARPAAAALAFAMVVAIFSVHISNGFFLSNNGYEFGLALLAASLAILIEGAGKLSVDNAIAH